The DNA window ATAACTTGGTGAAGATAATAAATATTAATGTTGTCATATCCATAATTTTTCATTGAATTGCCGCATAGTCTTAatgaatattaattattatttcatCCGAAAGGCAATTACTATTATTGTTTTTTGATTGCCCAAATCTTTTGGCTACAATTTGCATGTTGTGAGGCTATTTAGTGGTATGGGTATGATAGTGTCCACTTCCCAAGATTGTTTTTCATCAAGAAATGGTGGATTATATCTTGTCCAttaaatattttatcaatattaGGATCTGAAATCAACCCTTAGAGATTTTTAATTATTAAACCCTCCTTGTGATTTAATTAGCTTTTGTTGTGCAAGTTTGATATTATCTCAAGTTGCTAATTTCAACTAAGATATATTTTTGTTAATAACTCTTAACAAcataatgaatcaaatgaattaGAATAATTTTTCTCTCATCCTTACAAAGAAAAGACAAAATGTCAtgaatcttaaaattaatttttcttttggaGCACACATATTTTCAAAAGACTTATTTGGGTTACCCAATTTTTTGCATAATATAATGGATATCACATTACATTATATCAAGGGAAATCTTAAGACATATTAATACGAGGATTATAATATTTTTGTAAAAGAAATTTATATCTTTTTGGTTTATTTCATTATTCTCACATTCTGTAACCAAACCAATTAGATATTTTCTAAAATTATTATCtttcatatatatttgtaatcattttcaAGTTCTATTTATAGTTTGGATTCATAGTTTTGATAGTAGTTTATTAGAGGTGTAAGAATGCATAATGGAATAGTAGATGGGCATTGGCTAAATTTTGTttgtttcttgaaaatagaggtCAAATGTAGAGCATATGATGTAATCTTGAGGATGATTTTATGAGTTAAGAACTAGATTGAAATATCAATAAGCTTTGTTAGCTTGTTTCAACAATCTAAAGTGCCACAAAATTTAATTTTTCAGAGTAGAGATACATGGAGAAAAAAGATGTCCCCTAACACAAAGTAAGATATTTTCACTGGTATAGTTGTATATGTTAGGTAATTAATTTGGGTTCACTTTGATCCTTAGTGAATTATTTTTacagaattatttttaaataattgtttGTATTTTAGGTTTGGTGTGATAATATATTGTTATCTttttatgaaatataattttatgACATCAACAAAACATGATAGTTTAGTTTTCTATGTTGTTTATAATTTTGAGGGTAATGAGTGGGTTATACATCTTTTATAGAGGTTATCACAGAGGTATTACTGGAAtatctttcttgcattttagatttgaaaaaaatgagACATTCATGATAGAGGAGTTACAAGTAGACTTGTTTTAAGACACAAAGATGGGAGTTCAGGGCTAGAATGATGACCGAGTTTTTGACACGATAGTTGAATTCGTTTATTCTTCACTTCTTAGTCTACCATCGCCTTGGTTATTTTCTTGAAACATTTCTATTTTCAGATATCTACCAAATGGTATAAACACCTTGAAATCCTTTGTATTTCGTTgatattctccagataatatgaTAGCATTTGTAAATGATAAATGTTTCTTAAGGTCATCCTTTTAATTGACAATGAGATTCTGATAGTGATTTTTCTTCCTTCTATAGAAGTAATTTTATTCCTTTGGgaataattaatattgagaaacgtGGAGCCAATATATAATTGTGCATTTGACAGTGCACTGCTTGtggtgaaggaaaatgattgaaacaaGTGGTAGTGCTTATATTATATAATTGACATGTAGTTCATGAATGAATTTCTcatgaaatatattttattagaTTAGAAGGCCTTTTAATAGAATTATTTGAGGCTTTACGTGctatttttttttctctctctatAAAAGCATTAAAGCATTAGATACCTATATATAGTTTAGGATCACATGGTTAGACATTGAGAGCTAAGAATGAAATTGCTTGAGTAGTTTATTAACGGTCATCCTAAGAGAAGAGTCATATTAATTTATTAAGTACTAATTCTTTATTTCTACTAAATTTTAAGTTTTTCTCAATGCCAACATGTTCATTATATGGTTTGATATTTTTACATGTGATGAGAAAAAGGAAAACAAGGGCATGCTATTCACGCTAGACATTAATAAGTGTTAAAAAATATTTTCACTTGTGGCCAATACACACACCACACTCGTACCTATCCTATAAACATGATGGAACATTTAGATATTTTAATTATATACTTTTGTTAAGCACCATGATATATCAACCTTAAGGTAACTATTAACATTCTCAATGAGAACAGGATTCATTGAAATATTCTAAAGCTCTAGTACAGTCTAAATTAatttttcattttcataatttttaagCCTAAAGTAATCATAAACACACATGGAGTAAAACATGTTGGAAACCTagagaaaaaatataaataaatcgaTGAAAACAATCACACACATAAGTCATGAAGCATACAAACAAGACATAAAGCATACATGAGAAAGGCACACACATATAGAAGTGTAATATTTACCTActtgaatttattttttatttactttaGAAGAGGGATAACTAGCTAACTCTAATTGAATAATTTCTATAGTAGGTTTGTCTAGTAGGCTAGTAAGATTAAGGCTCTGATTCTCATTGTACTGTTCCCTTTTGggttattcttcaattttttcttaAACCCACAATTCTAATTAAAATAAGAAATGCAATATATTTAGGAGTATAAAATTATCATCTTTCAAAGGGAATTCCTATTCTAGGCCCTTCACACAATATTAGTCACTAGAAATTGACATTAAATCATAAGCCAtgacaaaacctatttttactaAGCATTCCTACACATCATGATATCACGTAAGCATCATTCATATTGAAATCCAATTAAGGCAATAATCATTCCAAAGTAAATTCTTACAATAACCTCATTAGGAATTCATTACAAACATTGTCAAACTCTAATCTCAATGTTGGTGTCCCTTGTATTACAAAAGCATGGAAGGTGGGTTGACCTTCTATCCCTAAGTTCATCTTGGAGGCTAGTTATCCTCTTCAATCAAGCGAAAAAGAATTGAAAGAGTTTTGGTCCATTCCACCCTCCAACCCATAAGCATGTAATAGTGGCCGTCCATTCCATTTCTAGGTGGCATTCTTGATAAGAAGGATGAATTTTGGTCATCCTTCATCTCTCATGAATCCAAAAGGTTGATCATCCTTCCTATTCGAAATTTGTTTCTCCTAAGATTCAAAAACGATTGTTAACAAATCTACTATTACATATTTATGCAAAGAGAAGCATTCAAATTACTCATTAATATCAATACTTTTTGTAAGGTATATCTATGCATCTATTTATTCACAGTCTAATAATATACTTAACATTTTTTCAAATTAACATTGACTCAAGATAATATTTATTGATTATTCTATTCCAGTTTCCTTCTTATTTTCCATTCACCCTTCATGCCTCTttctataataaaatatttttccttttataTTTCTATATCTAAGAGAAGAGATGCACCCTCTAAAACTTTGATAAggggatatttttatttttatgtgaagtttattttaaaaaatttatgtctatacttaatattaatattttgacatgtaaatggTTATAAAATTCAAGCTAATATTGTTTTATCACTCATATCATTACATTTTATCCTTTGCTATAATTCCAAAATGCTTCTTgacattaattaattatgttgttaAGGCTGCCCATACTAATTGTGTCGTTCCAAGGATCGTGGCCCATAAATTAGTTAGGataataaacattaatgtttttgCTGCCTTTATTACTGAGGAGTAGCCCCCTAGTGCTGAGGAATATTCCTTATTATTGCTTCCTCAAGGCAATCATTATTCTTGTTTGCTAATTGCACACATAATTTGGCTGCAATCTGCATGCTGTGAGGTTCATCAATGACAAGTTATGGCAGTTTAGTCTATGCTTTGTAGTGCATGTTGCTGATATATACTTGAAATATTTTCTAGATGCTTCACAATTGCAACCAAAGTCTTGAAACAAAGCATGTTTTCAGCAATTCCCAAGTAACAATGTATTACTGAATTTAGCTTTAATTGGTAAGTCAAGCTACAAGGCATATATTTGAAGTTTATGGTCTCTTTGGAAATCAAAATGAATAGGCAGCTTGATACCAACACAAAATGTACAACAATATTGGTGTGTCCACTATCAGTAAAATGTTGAAATATCCAATGTACAAATATTTCTAGTAGCGCATATTTGAAAGCTCTCCTTTGCTAATATGATGATAGAGAAATAATAGCTTGAGTCTCACATATAATAGCATATCTTACAAACTCTTCAACATCAAACAACTTGCTCCTCAATTAGAATCCACTAAAATACCATGCTCTTcaacaaaagaatgtgagaaatcAGAAACATAAAACTCAAAGCATGAATTGATTAACTCCATATTTTCCTCAAATCCCACAAGTGATGCGCTCCCAAGCATGTCAAGAATATGGATCCTTGTCAAGTATGAAATGTTATTCATCCAATTTCAATTCAACCACTTCATCATTGTGGCTCCTAAACTCATGAGATATAAGCCTTCACATATCTTTTGTTCactccaaaggataaaaaataTCCTTCTCTTCACGATGTAGGGGTTTGTAATATCTTCCACTTCCTAAGTCCACCATCTTGTGGGTTGcttaagatccaaaacaccaaagGACACTCAGTCACAAAATGTTGAATATCCAAATGATACCAACTTCTCTTGTAATGAATACAGGTTTTGCTACATGCAAAAAAACTTCTGGGAACTAAAACTGCATTTGTTAAAAAATAGCAACATGATATTTTTAGAAGATTCCTAATTGTTTCTGATTTTTTTGCAGTTATAATTAATATCTGGAGCTTCGTGGGAGAAATTAGTGGATATTCTAATACACGCAATTCATTTGTACGTGTTCAGCTATTGAGTTATCTACCCTACATCGATTTTGTTTCAATACACAATAATTGCAGTAATTTTAGAGGATTTATATATCAAACATTttctaaaaattatatatttttatgcatGCAGCATGGCTTACACAGAAGAGCGAGGTAATATGACTCAAATTCTTGACAGTCCAGACATTGAGAATGGGGAAACCCTATCTCTTAGTGAGAGTTACAATGAGCGCATTCGTCCACTGCTGGATACAGTTGACACTCTACGTCGTCTGGGAGTAATGAAAGAAGGTATTAATCTTCCAAGCATTGTTGTTATTGGAGACCAGTCATCTGGGAAGTCAAGTGTGCTGGAGTCTCTCACAGGCATTAGCCTACCAAGAGGTCAGGGAATTTGTACACGAGTCCCTGTTGTCGTGAGATTGCAGAACTGCAAACCGGAGGAACGTCAAATCTTTATTGAATACAATGGAAAGAAACGAAGCAGCATTGCAGAATCGAGTATAGCAGAAACACTCAATTCAGTTACAGAGGAGATTGCAGGAACAGGAAAGGGTATTGGCGACACTCCAGTAACACTCAATATATGCAAGCCCAATGCTCCAGATCTCACCATGATTGATTTACCTGGTATATCAAGGGTGCCTGTGCATGGCCAGCCTCAAGATATGTACGAGCAAATTTCACGTATCATAATGCAATATATAGCTCCCAAGCAGAACATAATACTGAATGTGTTACCTGCTGCTGCGGATTTCCCCGCCTGTGAGTCCATTAAAATGTCCCAACGAGTAGATAAAAAGGGGGAAAGAACACTGGCTGTTGTCACTAAGGTAGATAAAGCACCTAAGGGTGTACTAGAGAAAGTTACAGATGATGCTGTAAATATAGGTTTTGAGTATGTCTGCGTGAGAAACAGGGTTGGGAATGAAACTAATTTTCAGGCAAGGCAAATGGAGTATGAACTGTTCACAAAAGATCCCGACCTTTCTAAAATTGACAAGACTATGGTTGGAATACCTGTGTTGGCCCAAAAGCTTATAGAGATTCAAATGATAGGTATCAGTAAACGCTTGCCCAAAATAGTCAAAAATATTGATGTAACACTTTCGAAGAGGCAGTCAGAACTGAATGCTTTGCCTCGCAATATCTCCAACTCTGGAGAAGCCATGATAGAATTCATGAGACTCATGGATTCTATCAAATGTATTTTGCACAAGCTTGTTGTACAGGGGGATATTGAGCTGTTTTCCGCTGCACCTGAAATGCACTGTATTGCCTGCCTCCATAGGATGTTTGAGAGCTATTCACATGATCTATCAACAGCAATCGAAGAAACCCCTGGTGAATTTCTGGCTGAAGAAGTAAAATTAATGGAAGAAGCCCAAGGGATTAGTCTTCACAACTCACTACCCCATTCTGTTTTAGCCAGTCTCATACAAAGCCGTATCGAGATTGTGTCAGAGAGAAGTAGGGATATAGCCATAAGGGCTTGCGAATATATAGACAAGGTTGTATGTCGTGTTATTGATAGCGAAACACAATGCTATCCCCTCCTTCATTCAGCTTCACGCAGAGCTTTCCAAGCTCTTATCGACAGGAAAAAGGAGGAATGCATTCAGTTTGTGCTAGACAGCCTCCAAAAACAGAAGACCATTTTTTTCACCATGAATCCTGGTTATTTGGAGTCTCAGCAAAATTGGCAAGGATTGAGGAAAACTTTTATGAAAGCGATAAAACAGAATCAGAGCTCTGTTATGCTTAAAGGAATTGGTGAAATAAATCTACAAACAGTGCCAAAAGGCCATAATCAGCTGGAAGCGGCATTTGAGATGAAGATGAGTGTCATGGCATATTGGAGTATGGTAAAGATGAGACTTGCTGACGAGATTCCTCTCCATCTTCGCTTTACATTCCATCAAATGGTTCAAAATGATATTGTGAACTTAATTGTCAAGGAAGTGGTAGGGACTGGAGAGTCAGCAAAGATGGGTGATATTCTCGAAGAGAGCCCGATAACAACAACTAAGCGGAGGAAGCTTCTCCAGAGCGTTGATACGTTGAGAGAGTCAAAGTCTACACTTTCAGAAATCATTGGTAAGCTTCGAGAAGTGTAGAATTGCTTCTACTAGATGTTTCTTAAGtttctatattttttttggttGTAGTATGGAACAAAGCTGAAAATTTGTACATTGCTGCATATATCAGACACTAATGTGGAATATTAGACTTTTTCCATTTCAATCTGTTGGATTTTGCTCACTGATATGGTGAAGTATTGTGTTTTCAATGTCTGAAATATGTGTTTTTCTTTTTTCTCAAATTGATGGCAAGAGGTAGAGGAAACAAATAACAAAAGCACAGAGTAGATTTCACAACGATAAAACAGAAATTGATATATATTTATACTAATTTAAAACTCATACAAAGACTAATCTACGATTTAAAGACATATGGCTGCTGCCCTTTCCTTGTTCTCGAGTATATCCAAAATAGACTCCACTGCATTTGTTGGCTGCAGCAAAATAATTACTGCTTCTCATGCCCTATTACTCTCATAAAATATTCTGCTATCTGCCTACACTCGCTACAGCTAATAACTATTTTCTACATCCCTGGCATACAAAAGactgttcttg is part of the Cryptomeria japonica unplaced genomic scaffold, Sugi_1.0 HiC_scaffold_232, whole genome shotgun sequence genome and encodes:
- the LOC131869071 gene encoding dynamin-related protein 4C-like; translation: MAYTEERGNMTQILDSPDIENGETLSLSESYNERIRPLLDTVDTLRRLGVMKEGINLPSIVVIGDQSSGKSSVLESLTGISLPRGQGICTRVPVVVRLQNCKPEERQIFIEYNGKKRSSIAESSIAETLNSVTEEIAGTGKGIGDTPVTLNICKPNAPDLTMIDLPGISRVPVHGQPQDMYEQISRIIMQYIAPKQNIILNVLPAAADFPACESIKMSQRVDKKGERTLAVVTKVDKAPKGVLEKVTDDAVNIGFEYVCVRNRVGNETNFQARQMEYELFTKDPDLSKIDKTMVGIPVLAQKLIEIQMIGISKRLPKIVKNIDVTLSKRQSELNALPRNISNSGEAMIEFMRLMDSIKCILHKLVVQGDIELFSAAPEMHCIACLHRMFESYSHDLSTAIEETPGEFLAEEVKLMEEAQGISLHNSLPHSVLASLIQSRIEIVSERSRDIAIRACEYIDKVVCRVIDSETQCYPLLHSASRRAFQALIDRKKEECIQFVLDSLQKQKTIFFTMNPGYLESQQNWQGLRKTFMKAIKQNQSSVMLKGIGEINLQTVPKGHNQLEAAFEMKMSVMAYWSMVKMRLADEIPLHLRFTFHQMVQNDIVNLIVKEVVGTGESAKMGDILEESPITTTKRRKLLQSVDTLRESKSTLSEIIGKLREV